TATCTGTTGCGCTCAATCATTTCGCAGGTGTGTAGAACAGATTAACAGAGCTAGTCGAGGTGATTTCAGCCCTGAAGAATTGAAGGAAAGACAGGTGAGTATTTCATTATGCCGCTGTGTACACTTAGGTTCTGAAAGCTGCTTAGGAGTCCCCTGATAATGTAATTGCATGGAATTTCGCAGGCCAAGGCAATGCAAGATCCAGAAATTCAAAACATTCTATCGGATCCAGTCATGAGACAGGTAAGTAGTGAAAAAATATCGGTTTAGCTGCGCAGGAGCTGTAAGGCGATAGTATTTTTGTTCCATGTTATTTTTATGTCAAACTGAGAAAGATTGGGATGTGGGCAGGTATTGGTTGATTTCCAGGAGAACCCAAAGGCAGCGCAGGAGCACACCAAGAATCCTATGGTGATGAACAAGATTCAAAAGCTGGTCACTGCTGGTATTGTCCAACTGAGATAAACTGGAACCAAAATTTCAacgtttttcttctttttatcctTTTTCCCATTTTGTCATGTGAACTTAAATGGATTGTTCATAAAAGTAGTTCCTGCTGAAAATGTTCGATAGTTGCCTGTTATTTAAATGGTTTGTTTTTGAGCAGTTAAAACTGTCGCTGGATTCTATTATATCATTGATTTTcaggttttaaaaaatatatgcgTGTATATCTCAATATATATTCTATAGCACGTGAAACTTACCCTAAAGTTGCAATATTGTATGATATTTCAAAAGTCATCTAAGAATGTGGATATTCCCAAGATCAAGATTCAGAATATGAAtcacattttaacctttaaaggttgaaatatttgaattttacatGGTAAgggatttgaattttgaattttaatatttaccattaatattattattattaaattacgacttactttatttaaaaatgcATTACTAATTCATGAATTTTAGTTGATTGGCATGGATTGCTACAGAACATTTCACTTTCTTTTTATGTATGTTAACTAGTGTTGATAACAACAGGATACAAAGTACACTTATGAATTTTTGGCTAATTGGTATGAACTGTTTGATTCGATTAACTTGGATGtataaactttttgaaattacaagTTGTAACTATAGCAGAAGTACCTTATCCTTAAGCTAAGGATTCATCAgcgtgaaaaaaaattaatattctatGATGCAATTTCATGCAATGATTCTCGTAAGACTATGCCAAAGAACCTATATTCACAAAGATTTACTTAACGATGAAAACAACAGTGAAAGATAACATTAACGGCCACGATGTTTTCTGCGTCGGCAATGATCCCAATCGGCAATTCTCATCTTAACCTTCTCAAACTCCGAAATCCTACAAGCCAATGTGATCCCTCCCAATTGATTGAACCCGTAAATCTGCTCCGACTCCTTCAACAGCTCTTCAAACAACGGgtggttaaaataaataacagGCACTACCACCCTCCTCTTATCACCTCCTGATTCCTCCATGTACACCGCAACATGCCCCTTCGGTACCCCGCCAACTCTTTCCATTCCCTCCTCACCCAATCGGACATACCCCGGACCAGAACCCGAATTACAGAGCCCCTTCGTTCGACATCGAAGAAACCGGGCAAAAGAGCAGATTCGAGATAACAGGTTGCAGCATCTGATCCGAGGTCTCAAGAAACTATTCCTATAATTTCTACTTCCGGGTCGGATTATCCATTTGAAAACTTTCACTAGCTTACTTCCAAGCTTGAACCCTGTAATTTTCTTCatcatcttttttgtttttcGGGGTCAGAAAAAAAACGAAAGTAATAATGAAATGGTTTAGAGTTCAAAACTGAAACTAAGAACTGGGTTGTTGTCGGATTTGTTAATGGTGTCTGTTTTCAGAAATGGATCTCGTAGCAAAAGAATGCCTCTCTTTCGACGCTTTTCTCTGAAGAATTTTGAGTTCTAAAGAGAAAAAGGTTTGATTATTGGACGATAAGAGAGCTGTTTATTTATAGGAGAGACTTTCGAGTTGTCTGATTagttaatgttaaaataatatgtaaGAACAACGAGGGATGCAGACTTGGTCGGTGGTCCGTACCGGGCACACGGTCGAAACTCGAAATGCGGCTTTAACTCAACACGGAAATTTAATTATAGGGTCCAATTCTACTATCAGTCTCTGTACTGtttgatgtaatttaatctttttattattgATGTATTTCGACTGACCACATTGAAAATAtggcataataataataatggaataatGGACCACATGCACTAATTGATAAGATCCTATTCCTTTACCACCCACACACTTCTGTTTTCCTTTCATTAAAGCAAAAGTGTTTCCTTTTTTCCTCATACTTGAAATCTATAAATGGTCCAACCTAAAGCTAGAAATTCTAACCTTAAAGCTATGTTCATATCTTATGtagattaatatatattatgtgaaaaaatttaaaaataataaatttgaaacgGTAGAAACATGGTCCATTAAAGAATGAGCCTATATGTTGATGGACCGTGCTAGCATGGCTCATGTCCCGTAGACCTCTTGGATATTGTCAACCTGAATCGAGTCAAGCCCTTAATAGGCCATACCATGCTGGTATGCATGTACATATTCATATGTGTATGAGAGAACTTAAGAAAAGGTGTGAAAACAATATCCAAGAATGGTATGCTCCCAATAAATTAAACAAGGAACCCTTGATGCAATGCATTAACAACATTCTgaaccaaaacccaaaaaaagaaaaataaaaaataaaaactaatagaaCTTATCAAAATCACCAAAGATTCATATCAACAACACTACACCCGCACGCCTAAACATACAAACACAAACCTTACGTGTGAAGCATGTGTTCGGACAAGCACAGACCATCCCGAAAGAAAAGCACCTAGCGGGAAATGAGGAAAAGGGTCGAGGCAATCATCAGCACCGTAAAGAACAGTTTTGATCTACCCTCTATGATTGATGTTGCCAATGACGATGATACATCCTGCGGCCTGAAAAGGAAACCAAGTAGAATTTGTAACTAGCCGTCAtcgattatttttctttttaaaagctaACTTGGAGAAGAAAACTTTTCAGAAGATAATGGACTCATTTTGCCTACTTTTGTAATTTGCTTAGGGCACCGCAAAAGAGGGCATTATCGGGCATAGGCAACTCAGTTTTGTTTGTAGCCTCGGGATTGACAACCCTGACATATGTTTCTTGACCAAGATACCATGAGTCGAGGTTTTCAGTTCTAAGGTTCCAGACTCCGACGTTGTCAAGTGATATCAAGATTGCAGTCCATGCACCAGGATAAACCTACAAAGAGGGATATCAGTAGGCATTGTTGGTCGCAGGTCCAGACTATTATgtcaaatggaaaaaaaaattgaacttgcGCAAGCCTTAGAACCACATATCTCCTATGACCTACCTGTGTTGTGGAGCGGGCAATCCCGTCCCACTTATTATATGTGCCCCTGCTATTCTCCGACCACTCACCGTAATCCATTCTGCAACAAGATAATTGATGAATTTAGTATTAAAATCATAGTGCATATGGATACATATACACATGATGATGCGTCAAGGAAAACAAATTCCTACCCGACAACGAAAAATGCATATCCACTCATGTGATAAGTATGCATCTTAGTGTCATTGTTCTGTAGAATGACTTCCATAAATCCCCTATAAGTCCCATTAATAACAGATGTTTCCATTTTAGGTGGCCCTGTAAGTGGTTTATTGGGAAAATCAAGCTTATATACTCCTTTAATCTTATACTGGTCAGCAAGCCGGATTGGTGTAGCAGGATTGACAAACGATATCCCACTGAGTGTCGCTCGTCTTTTCCCATCAATAGTCTCTGGTGGCTTGTTTCTCAAGACGTAAACTTCAGTCACATTAATCGAACCATATCTAAACGATCCCTGTGGGTTCGGGCGAGCACCACTGGCAGATACATTCCATCTGCATTATTTAAGCAGAGAAACTAAGACTGTGCAAccgactaaaatgtaaatataatttgtttttaacGAAGGCATGCATTACAAGCAAAATGTTTGAAGTGTGAAAAATGTGCTCATGCACTCAAACCACAATGAGAACGAACCTGATAGATCTAGCTTGGTTCATTGAAAAGGTTTTGTCGAATTCATCCTGCGGTGGATCAGGGAGGGGACCGGATGCCTTTCCTTTCGAATTAGAATAACGCAAAATGGCAACACCGGTAACTCGTTTCCACTGTGATTCATTCACAAACCTGGCACTTGCTACAATGTAGTAATCGCTACTTGCATTCTGATCTGTGGTTAGCAGAAACGAATAAGACTGCCCTACATGTATGTCTAAGCTCGTGTAGTTCTGCTGCACCGTATATGATCCCTCACTTTCCGCAAGAAGTAAATTATGGCTCTGAATCCTGAAATTCAAGGAGGTCGATATTCCCACGTTGTGAACTCGAAGGCGATAAGTTTTCCCTGATCAACATAATAATGTAATGTTATAGTAATAACGAATTCCAGGCCAACGTATAAAATTTGAGGGTCAACAAATCTTGATACTCAGGTACAAGTATTATGACTGAAGTATAAATAACCTAACACTCCGCAATTAAAGTTCATTAATAtctaaaatacaaattaattcCATTTCCTAGAATTAATTCCATTCTTTTGGTCACTAAGTTCTAAATACACAAGCAACTGGAATAACACAATAGAAATGAGTATCAGTTAAGCAAATCATCATAAGTCATAACTAAACAATGCATTGCAAGAAATAACCACCTGGATGGACGTTAATTGTTTCATACTCGATACCATCAGCTACAAGAGTATCATTATATCGGTAAGGACCTTTGCCATTAATAAGAACTCCATCTGGCATCCCTAGACCTTTTCCGGCATCAAGTGCCTTTCTCAAAGCCTGCAATCCAAAGGTATCCCCTCATTAGACACATTATAATCCtacacccaaaaatccaacctcaaagccaaaaacatatatatatccagTAGCTTCACAAACCGTGTGATTTCGCGTGTACCAATCACCAATCAAAATGACAATGTCCCCATCAGGAGTGTCAAAAGGAATAGGAATTATAGGTCTATTGTTGATAATAAAGCTACCAAAACCACCAGCTGCCCTCTGAAAATGCAGTGATGGGAAATAAAAGAAACTCCCAATTTGGTCCTTAACTTGGAACTGGTAAGTCCAATTCCACTTAGGAGGAATTGGACAATTAGTGCCAAGAACTCCATCTTGCCATGAACTACGCCTCTGTTGAATCCCAGACCTAAAAACAACACCCAAAGATTCAACTAAATCATCTATCtttgtattttcatatttttgagtGCAAATTAAGTAAGATCTTACCAATGCATAAGTAAACTTTCGTCCAATTTGTTTCGAACATTGACGACAACATTGTTGTTGGTAGTTGAATTGATAGTAGGGCCAGGGAACTTGTTATTTATAGCAATAACCTACAAAGTAAATGCAGATAAAGAAACCATTAATAATAGATCCACAACATTAGTCTAAAAAAACTTACTTAAAATCTCAAAAGCTATGCGAAGTTCAAGTAAAAAAGGagctacttttttttttcttttgtagatCTGAAGCTAAAAATTGAAACTTTTAAAGCTGTTTAAAAGCAAACCATTTTCTCAGTTATGAAAACTAAGGAAAACTAGCTAAAGAAAAGAGCATACCTGTTGGGGAACACCCAAAGGAGAAGCAGTGATGTAAGTGACCTCAAAATCATAGAAAACAAATGGATCCTCAGCATAACACAAGCTTAAAAACAGAGCAATGTGGATAAGAAACCAACCCCAGAACCTACTCAAAGTCATTCTTTTTCAAGGTCAAGAAAAAAAAACTCCTTTTGGGCTTATAAATGGGAAAAGCTTGTTATATTCTTTTACATTATCTGGTAAGCAAAAAGAAGGAGAAGAGGAAACCAGAGGCTCTAAAGATGAAActttaagagagagagagaaaacaacaaaagaaaCGGCTATAAGATTTTGCTTGATGGGTTGGGGTATTTTTTGGGGTTCTttttagtgaaaaaaaaaagaagaagcactTTGGTTACgattgaaataatagaaaaagcaTTAGATTTGTCGGACGCTAGCCATCATTCAATTCATTAGtggaagagagagagaaaggTAGGGTGACAACCTGTATCCAGTTCAGAGCTTAACATTGAAGTGGAAAAATGTGgtctttcttttattattgtaACATTAAACCATGTCTAATTACTAACACTTAAGAGGAGTTTTAAAGAACACCGGGTTTAACAGCTTACGCGTTGTTAGCCATATGATGGGGTTGAAACATGATTGCAAAGCGCATCATGGCATGTGGAGTGGACCCTTTTCGGTGAAATCAATAGGTTTGAAATGGCTGCTAGTTTCTTCCCTAATAAATGCCTCGTTTGACGGTTGCTTAAAAAACTAATGCAATCATAAAATATTGTGAATGGTGCAAATGGGAGGGTTAACAGTTAAATTAAATCGAGAAACAGAAAATCAagctaaatctatgattttcggATGGTTTTTAGTCTGTAAGGTTACTTGAATCCAGGAGCAAAGGTAAATAGAGGGTAAAGCATTTATaccatttaattattttacaaatttataaatttgggaCATCAATAGAGCTATTTTACCAAATCAATGGGGCCAACacctaaattgaattaaattttatttttatttaatttattaacataagataatgtctaaaaaccataaaaaaaccattttgttaatagaaaattcaaaaatcaaaattagattaaatggtagtgttttttaatttcatgCGAGAATTGTTTATGAtttgaattttgttgatacaCAGAGGCTAAGATGGAGAGAGAAACGGTGTCTTGGTTCGAAAAATAGAGTCGAAACCTCTTAAATAGAGTGTCTGAAATTACCTAAATTATTAGTATTTCGAGTTAAATAATCAAGTCGGATCTCGGATTgagttattatatattttatcatcaTATgccaaattttaacttttaagttagttaaaatattttacagGTGCTAGATAAAGTACTAATGATATTAGTAAATctgtaaatgaaaaataaataaatagaggaTAATATAACTGCAATAATCAGAGTTGTAATAAACGATATGGGCTGATCTTCCACTTTTGAGGTAGCCCGAATACTTTTATCCTTTGGGCTTGAATTGCTTAATCTCTTTTAAATCCATTCATGCAAGGCTTTTGTCTCGTAACGTCCGTGCGCTTAAATCTTCCTAGTTTTATTATTTgctttaaaattaagtaaaatatcgATTGACTAGAGTTATTCATAGCTTGGGTCAGGTACTAACAAAATTTTAGTTCTGATTGATAACCACGGCTCAGGTCCAACCTAAAAATGGACATATATTTTTgctcaactcgaataaaaaaattaatatttgggCCCAGTTTAGCCtattagtattaattttttttaatttttattttttatataatttttttaaaaatataatatactaaatatactaaaaatattaaaataaatgcttttaacaaattgaaaataaatttaaaaaatatttatacttaaataacattaaaataagtataacttaacaaacaaatacttctaaaatagtagtaaaattaacgGTGAAACAAGTGttaaaaagtaacaaaataataacaaaataataatataatagtgaaatgataacAAAACAGTGGTAAAAGATGGGAAAACAGCTACAAAACATGACAAAAcaacaatatattttttattgcaaATTTGTGCTGGGCTCGAGACCAAAAAACTTTATCCGAAACCTGCCTCATTTTTTAAACAAACTTTATTTTTTGCCCAAAACTATTTTTTCGGGCGGGTATTAGGGCCGAACCAGCTTACCCGTTCCACGGAGAACTCTACGATCCACTATGCTCCAATTTGTTGTGCTTTAATTATGTTGTTAGCATATCAAGAAGATGATTGAAGCACATGAAAAGCAACTAACGGAATCTATTATTAGAATAAAGAATATTTTACAGGCGGGAAAGATAGGTTAAGCTAGGCTAAGAGTGCTAAAATGGCAACCAAACATGGCTGCTAATCAAGCTTTGAGACAGTGGCCGAGGATGTTTGCATAAATTggcttctctctctctctctcttgggAGTATAGGAAATGTTCATAAATTTGGATATGGCTGAATAAATGCAGAGTTCATCTGCCATGTCTTAAGTGACGCAGTTACATTGAGCTCCGTTGCATTGTTGAATAAAAACACTTTAGCTGCTCCATGAATCGCTTTTGTCGGATAAACCCTTGATGTAATCACTGTTCTTCCTCCTTGTCCAAAGCTTTCGATTATCGAATGATCCACCTGCACCCACAACATTATATTACATTCCATTCTCATCTTCATGCACTCTTCGGTCGGTTCAGTTTAAAAAACATCCGCCTGCATCGATGATGGAGGGAAGTTAAAAACTCACCAATATTCTGATGGATAAATTTTCGCCTCTCAGAACAGGAACCAAGCTCCCATATATGTGTTTATCAACATCAGATGCTTTAGATGATCTGCAACAAGACATTATCGTTAAGTTCTTGGCTCCTACATTTATAAAAAACCGGCTCAAACACCAAACATACCGAGATTGATCGTTGCAAAAGAATGTCTTTAGATTGCCATCGGATCCTTTTGTCATGTAGAAATACACAGGAGTCTGCTCACTCAGCCTCTCGTCTGCAAGCACCAACAGGCCAAATGGTCCCAATGCACCACGCTCGGCAGCTCCACCGCTGGTCACGCAGTCAAACGATGCATCGGACGACCC
This window of the Gossypium hirsutum isolate 1008001.06 chromosome A09, Gossypium_hirsutum_v2.1, whole genome shotgun sequence genome carries:
- the LOC107896513 gene encoding auxin-responsive protein SAUR36: MMKKITGFKLGSKLVKVFKWIIRPGSRNYRNSFLRPRIRCCNLLSRICSFARFLRCRTKGLCNSGSGPGYVRLGEEGMERVGGVPKGHVAVYMEESGGDKRRVVVPVIYFNHPLFEELLKESEQIYGFNQLGGITLACRISEFEKVKMRIADWDHCRRRKHRGR
- the LOC107896511 gene encoding monocopper oxidase-like protein SKU5 — translated: MTLSRFWGWFLIHIALFLSLCYAEDPFVFYDFEVTYITASPLGVPQQVIAINNKFPGPTINSTTNNNVVVNVRNKLDESLLMHWSGIQQRRSSWQDGVLGTNCPIPPKWNWTYQFQVKDQIGSFFYFPSLHFQRAAGGFGSFIINNRPIIPIPFDTPDGDIVILIGDWYTRNHTALRKALDAGKGLGMPDGVLINGKGPYRYNDTLVADGIEYETINVHPGKTYRLRVHNVGISTSLNFRIQSHNLLLAESEGSYTVQQNYTSLDIHVGQSYSFLLTTDQNASSDYYIVASARFVNESQWKRVTGVAILRYSNSKGKASGPLPDPPQDEFDKTFSMNQARSIRWNVSASGARPNPQGSFRYGSINVTEVYVLRNKPPETIDGKRRATLSGISFVNPATPIRLADQYKIKGVYKLDFPNKPLTGPPKMETSVINGTYRGFMEVILQNNDTKMHTYHMSGYAFFVVGMDYGEWSENSRGTYNKWDGIARSTTQVYPGAWTAILISLDNVGVWNLRTENLDSWYLGQETYVRVVNPEATNKTELPMPDNALFCGALSKLQKPQDVSSSLATSIIEGRSKLFFTVLMIASTLFLISR